The following DNA comes from Desulfurispora thermophila DSM 16022.
TCTTAGTGGCATTCTCGGCATCCTCCAGGGAAAGACCCAGTTTTTCCCTCGTCTGGCGCAATTTTTGACCAATTGTCATACTGTTCACCTCCCCGCACCATCCGTCCATATTCCGGCAAGGATTTGACAAAAGCAGCTATTTTTTCCAATGCCTTTTCCAGATTTTTAGTATCTACACACAGGTGATAATCGGCACTGGGAGAGTCTGGGTACCTGTACAACGGATCATAGTAGTCACAGAGCAAAAACTCCACCGCCGGCCGGTAGTTCCCTGCCGCAATCCATTGCTTGAGCTGCTCGCTCCGGCTTTTACCCAGATACTTTACCAGCACATCCACAGCCTCCATCAGTGCATGCACAACATCCTGCGAACCGTCCAACACATATCCACTCAGGCTCCTTTCCACGCGGGTGGGCACATCGGCGTACAATAACACTCGATAACCATCGCGTATGGCTTGCATTACCGGGAGCGGCACCAACAGGCGTCCCAGTCGACGACTTTCGCATTCTACTACAAAAATACCATATTTTTCAGCGGCGCGCAAAGCCTGGACAATCAAACCTTCAAACATTTTCTGGCTGGGCGAAGCGGGCATGCCCACCTTACCAAAAACCGAGCCCCGGTGCGCTGCCAGGGTTTCCAGGTCCAGTACCGGCACGCCGTAGGAAGGCAATTTTTTTATTATCTCGGTTTTGCCCACCCCGGTTAAACCGTGCAAAACCACCGCCCGGTGCGGCAACGCAGTGCCCAGGTAGCTGTTTACATAACGCCGGTAGGACTTAAAACCTCCCATAATGCGGCAGACGTTAAAGTCCATCTGCTCCAGCATATAGGCGACAAACTGGCTGCGCATCCCGCCGCGCCAGCAAAAAAGAATCACCTTTTCCCCGGCCGGTGCCACCTGTTCAAACTTTTCCAGCAGGGCGGGCAGTTTGGGTGCCACCAGCTTCAGGCCCAGCCGCCGGGCAGCGGTGGGTGAAACCTGTTTATAAACTGTCCCGATTTGCGCCCTTTCTTGATTGTTAAATAAAGGTATATTGATTGCCCCGGGTATGGTCACTTCAGCAAATTCGCCTTCGGAACGCACATCCACCAACACCGCTCCGGAGCCCATTGCTTCCAGTGCTTCTTCAACGGTAATATTTCTAATCATTTGTTACAGACATCTCCATAAGTTAGTTCTGTAGCGCTTTGTTTGTACGCTTGCGGCGGAAAATATTCCGCAAAAGTCTGAGTAATCACCCGGCACTTTCCAGGGATAATTATAAACAGCAAACAAAAAGCTATCAACAGTCCCGGGCAATAAATTAATAAAGACGGCCACTACTCAGGCACGTTTTCTAACCCGCTCCCCTCTTCCAATCCCGCTCCGGCCTGTTCCAGACCCGCCTGCCTCACCAGTACCATCCTTTGCCTGCCGTTACCACTCGACCCGACAATGCCCATGTTTTCCATAGCTTCCAGCAGGCGGACTGCCCGGGTGTAGCCAATTTGTAACCGGCGCTGCAATAAAGAGACCGAAGCCTGGCCCGTGCTTGTGACAAGATTGATGGCCCGCTCCAACATTTCTTCGTCATCCTTTCCCCCCTGGGCAGTATCCGACCGGCCTGTTCTGCGCCAAAAATCCACCAGCCCGGTCAATTCTTCATCGGAAATGTATGCCCCCTGTACCCTAACCGGCCGGCTGGAACCACCGGGCAAGAAAAGCATATCCCCTTTCCCCAGCAGCTTCTCCGCCCCGGCCTGCTCCAGAATGGTGCGGGAATCAACCTGGGAAGAAACGGCAAAGGCAATACGGGCCGGAATATTGGCTTTAATCAGACCGGTAATCACGTCCACTGAAGGGCGCTGGGTGGCGATGATCAAGTGAATGCCGGCCGCCCGGCCCATCTGCGCCAAACGGCAGATACCCCTTTCAATGTCTCCCGGGGCAGTCAACATCAAGTCGGCCAGCTCATCAATCACGACCACGATATAGGGCAAACATTCACCCATGTCCCCATCCCGTTCACGAATCAGCTGGTTGTAGCGCATAATCTGCCGCACACCTTGCACGGCAAACAACTTGTAACGACGCTCCATCTCTTGCATGACCCAGCCCAGAGCCTGAGTTGCCTGACGGACAGAGGTGATTACGGGAAAAACCAGGTGGGGCAGGTCTCGAAACACCGCCAGGTCGACTTTCTTAGGATCCATGACCACAAAGCGTAACTGCTCCCCGGTAGCACGAAACAACAAACTGGCCACAATACTATTTAGGCATACGCTCTTGCCTGCACCGGTAGCCCCGGCCAACAACAAATGCGGCAACCCGGCCAGATCAACAAACACCGGTTCACCGGCAATATCCCTGCCCAGAGCTACCGTGAGCAAAGAGGGGCTCTGCCAAAATCCATCCTCTTCCAGAAGTTCACGTAAATATACAATACTTTGCTGGTCATTGGGCACCTCAATACCCAGGCAAGCTTTACCCGGCACTGGAACCTCTATGCGCACTCCGGGCGCAGCCAGACTCAGGGCCAGGTCATCAGCCAGTGCCACAATGCGGCTGATTTTCACACCCGGCGGCGGCACAATCTCATAACGGGTGATAGTTGGCCCACAGGAAACACTGACGACCTTGACCGGCAAGCCAAAACTTTTCATTGTCTCCTGCAAAAGCCGGCTACGGTTGGCAATTTCCCTTGCCCCCGCCGCTGTTTTTTTCTCCGGCCTGCGCAACAATGTAAGCGGAGGTAGTTTACCGCGAGCCAACCGGTATAATGAGCCCTGCTCGCTGTTATTGCCACTCATCTCCGCATCCACTACTATCTTCGCCATTCTATCCTGGGAAACAGTGAGCGTTTCCCGACCATTAACTTTTGCCAGAAGTGATTCTCCCTTGTTTAATGACTCTTCTTCCTCAAAAAGATAGGCGGTTATCTTTTGCCATACCCGCTGTCCCCAAGTCCCCCCATACCAGTACACATGTCGCCAGCCGGCTTGCTCCCCATTGCTCCAGTAGAGTTTTCCCCCAATCAGAGCCATGGCCAGCAGGCAAATAGCCAGGCCGGGCAAACCAAAAGCCCACTTGCCGGTCAAAACAATTGCTGCTCCAATGATTCCACCTCCCCGCCCCTGCAGCGCTGCCGGCCATTCCTGTCCGGTAAACAGTAAAAGGTGCCAGGCTGCCTGTACAACCAAAAATAACAACATGCCACCGGCAAGCTGACGCACACTGCCCACCCTGTTACGTCCCCAAAGACGATTATATCCTTTTATTAATAGCCAGGCAGGCAAAAAGTAACGCCCGTACCCCAACAAAGCCCCGCTGCCAGTGGAAATCCAGCCGGTCACCAGGCCGGCCGCCGGACATAAAAAACAAAAGGACAGCAATAAACCCAGGGCCAAAAGGGCAATCCCAGCCACTTCATTTTTCAACCTTTCATTAACCCGTCCCGCATTGCTCACGGCTACCCCTCCCTTCTGGAAAATTATAACATATAAATGGTGTTTTTATATTAATTTGGTAATATTTACTTTATTGTTTTACCGCTGTTTTCGAGAAACACGCACTAAGAAAACAAAATATGCCGCGCAGCAGGAAGGGTTTTTCCTGTCCGCCAGCGAACAAAAATGGTAGGCACAATATTTTACACAAGCAGGAGATCTTATCATGGAAAAGAAAGGATTTATGCTAATTATTACAGCTGCCACCATGTGGGGGGTTGCTGGCACGGTAGCAAAATATATGTTTAACAACAACGCTTCGCCCTTCGACCTGGTACAAATGCGCCTGCTTATCTCTTTTTTTATTTTGGTGCTATATTTATCTCTAACAAACAGGTCATTGCTCAAAATAAATCGCCGCGATGTCACCTATTTTCTAGTATTTGGCACAGCGGGCGTGGCCATGGTACAGTTCACTTACCTGTACACCATCAGCCAGACCAATGTGGCTACAGCTATCTTTCTTCAATACCTGGCCCCGGCTCTGGTCATGGTTTACGGACTGCTTACGCGCAGCGAAAGCCCCACACCGGCCAAATTCGCCGCCCTGGCCTGCGCCATTGGCGGAGGTTTTTGCATTGTCCGCGGCAATCTACAGGGCGGGCTATCCGTAAACACGATAGGACTTATCTCGGGTCTGGCTTCCGCCCTGGCCTTTGCCTTTTATACCATTTACGGTAAACGCGGCCTGCGCACTTACAACCCCTGGACCATGCTCACCTGGGGGTTTGGTGTAGGAGCCCTGGCCTGGAGCTTTTATGCCCCACCTTGGCAGACCTGGCTGGCCGCCGACTGGCCCACCAGGGTATTTTTCCTCTACATTGCGGTTTTCGCCACTACACTGCCTTTTGGTTTTTTCTTCGTGGGTTTGAAGTATATCAGCCCGGTAAAAACAGGCATCACCAGCACTCTGGAACCGGTAGTGGGTGCCCTGGCTTCATTTATCTTCCTGGGGGAAGTACTCACACCGGTACAAATCGCCGGTTGTCTGCTGATTTTGGTAGCGATTGTGCTAATCAACCTGCAACAAAATGACACCGCATCCGCTACGGCCACTTCCAACGCCTCCTCCCCCACCGGTTGACAATTGGCCATCCCAATAGATACCGGCGCACCAAGTAAGCACACCCGTACCTGAAAAATAAAAATACCTGCCGTTTTTTTGGCAGGTATTTTTATTTTGTAAGTTTATATGTGCAACTGCCCTCGTATTGCTGCCAGCACAATGACCGCTACACCCAACAAAATGCGATAGCCTACAAAAATGTTAAAGGTGTTGCGCGCCAAATAGCGCAGGAGGAACTTAATGGCCAGGAACCCTACCAGCGCCGATACCAGCACCCCCGTAACAAAGGGTGGATTCAAATCAGCAACAGTCAGGTCTTTCAGCTTGAGCAATCCCGCACCCACCACAATGGGAGTAGAGAGCAAGAAAGAAAAGCGGGCTGCCGTTTCCCGGGACAAACCCAATATCCGCCCCATGCTCATTGTCACACCGCTACGCGAAACACCGGGGATAATGGCCAGGGCCTGGGATAAACCAATTAGCAAACTGTCGGCAAAGCTTAGCTGGTGCATTCTTTTGTAACTGGCAGCCAGGGTATCGGAAAGGTACAGAATTACCGCCATCACAATAAGCATTATACCAATGAGCAAAGGAGAGCGAAAAATGGTTTCCGCATAATTTTCCAAAAAATAGCCTACCAGTGCACCCGGTACCGTCGCCAGTAACAAATACCAAAACAGCCTGCCTTCCGCCGACCTGCGCCTGGTGAACCCCTCATAAATAATTACCAGCCAGTCCTGCCAGAAGTAAAACAAAACTGCCAATAGCGTACCCAAATGCAAAGCGACATCAAATCGCAAGCCAGCATACTCCCAACCAAAGAACCAGGGTAACAAGACCAGATGGGCTGAACTGGAAATTGGTAGAAATTCCCCCAGCCCCTGTACAATACCTAACAAAGCAGCTTCCCACACTGTCAAGCTTATCACCCCCTTGCCTCGCAAACTGATAAAATTATACCACATCAGGAGAAAAAAGCTACCAACAAACATTTCTATAGCCAATACCTGGCTCATATAATGATTTCAGAAATTTATGCCACTTTACTGAGTCCGTTATTTTTGCTATCATTGTTTGCAAAGGGGGGAATTTAAACTTCCGTGGAATCTGAAATAGGTTTAATTCTGTTGAGCACTGTACCACTAATTATTGTCATCGGAACGTTTAAAATGGTCTTCCTAAAAGATAGATAAGAAGAATACAGCTATAGAACCTCCCGGGCTACCCTTATTTCTTAACAACATTGAATTAAGGTAGCCTTTTTATTTTTGTATCGACAAGCAACCTGGTTGTGTATATAATATTAACAACTGGTTTGCGACTCCCGGCAAAAACTTTTCCCTCCGGTATCCTGGCTTGGTATCCCTGGAGTAGGAAGGTTTTGCTCAAGCGTGTCCCCAAGACCAGGAATTACCCAGGAGGAGGTTTTCCCCAATCATGTCTTTTGCCGACAAAACACTGGTATGCCGCGACTGTGGCGAAGAATTTGTTTTTACCGCCGGCGAGCAGGAGTTTTTTGCTGAGAAGGGTCTGACCAACGAGCCCAGCCGTTGCCGCCAGTGCCGCCGCCTGCGCAAATCGCAGCGCGAAACCCAAACCGAACGGCAGATGTATGAAGCTGTCTGTGCTGAATGCGGTGCAGTAACCGAGGTACCCTTCAAGCCCTCGGGTCGCCGACCCATTTACTGCAGTACTTGTTACAGCAATTATCGCCGTACAGCGTATTAATACATTTATTAGCCGCGACAAGCAAGCAGGGATGTTCACACAGCTGAACATCCCTGCTTTTTTGTTGCTTTATGGAAGGTAAATAATTACATACAGAGAATATATTACCAGGTCAATTATTGTTATTGGGGGAGGTCTTGCTATGGATTTTGCTCGTTACCGGGAAATACAAGAAACTTTGCTCAACCTGGGGCAAAACATTTTGGAT
Coding sequences within:
- the mnmH gene encoding tRNA 2-selenouridine(34) synthase MnmH; translation: MIRNITVEEALEAMGSGAVLVDVRSEGEFAEVTIPGAINIPLFNNQERAQIGTVYKQVSPTAARRLGLKLVAPKLPALLEKFEQVAPAGEKVILFCWRGGMRSQFVAYMLEQMDFNVCRIMGGFKSYRRYVNSYLGTALPHRAVVLHGLTGVGKTEIIKKLPSYGVPVLDLETLAAHRGSVFGKVGMPASPSQKMFEGLIVQALRAAEKYGIFVVECESRRLGRLLVPLPVMQAIRDGYRVLLYADVPTRVERSLSGYVLDGSQDVVHALMEAVDVLVKYLGKSRSEQLKQWIAAGNYRPAVEFLLCDYYDPLYRYPDSPSADYHLCVDTKNLEKALEKIAAFVKSLPEYGRMVRGGEQYDNWSKIAPDEGKTGSFPGGCRECH
- a CDS encoding DNA translocase FtsK, with protein sequence MSNAGRVNERLKNEVAGIALLALGLLLSFCFLCPAAGLVTGWISTGSGALLGYGRYFLPAWLLIKGYNRLWGRNRVGSVRQLAGGMLLFLVVQAAWHLLLFTGQEWPAALQGRGGGIIGAAIVLTGKWAFGLPGLAICLLAMALIGGKLYWSNGEQAGWRHVYWYGGTWGQRVWQKITAYLFEEEESLNKGESLLAKVNGRETLTVSQDRMAKIVVDAEMSGNNSEQGSLYRLARGKLPPLTLLRRPEKKTAAGAREIANRSRLLQETMKSFGLPVKVVSVSCGPTITRYEIVPPPGVKISRIVALADDLALSLAAPGVRIEVPVPGKACLGIEVPNDQQSIVYLRELLEEDGFWQSPSLLTVALGRDIAGEPVFVDLAGLPHLLLAGATGAGKSVCLNSIVASLLFRATGEQLRFVVMDPKKVDLAVFRDLPHLVFPVITSVRQATQALGWVMQEMERRYKLFAVQGVRQIMRYNQLIRERDGDMGECLPYIVVVIDELADLMLTAPGDIERGICRLAQMGRAAGIHLIIATQRPSVDVITGLIKANIPARIAFAVSSQVDSRTILEQAGAEKLLGKGDMLFLPGGSSRPVRVQGAYISDEELTGLVDFWRRTGRSDTAQGGKDDEEMLERAINLVTSTGQASVSLLQRRLQIGYTRAVRLLEAMENMGIVGSSGNGRQRMVLVRQAGLEQAGAGLEEGSGLENVPE
- a CDS encoding DMT family transporter, which encodes MEKKGFMLIITAATMWGVAGTVAKYMFNNNASPFDLVQMRLLISFFILVLYLSLTNRSLLKINRRDVTYFLVFGTAGVAMVQFTYLYTISQTNVATAIFLQYLAPALVMVYGLLTRSESPTPAKFAALACAIGGGFCIVRGNLQGGLSVNTIGLISGLASALAFAFYTIYGKRGLRTYNPWTMLTWGFGVGALAWSFYAPPWQTWLAADWPTRVFFLYIAVFATTLPFGFFFVGLKYISPVKTGITSTLEPVVGALASFIFLGEVLTPVQIAGCLLILVAIVLINLQQNDTASATATSNASSPTG
- the uppP gene encoding undecaprenyl-diphosphatase UppP, coding for MTVWEAALLGIVQGLGEFLPISSSAHLVLLPWFFGWEYAGLRFDVALHLGTLLAVLFYFWQDWLVIIYEGFTRRRSAEGRLFWYLLLATVPGALVGYFLENYAETIFRSPLLIGIMLIVMAVILYLSDTLAASYKRMHQLSFADSLLIGLSQALAIIPGVSRSGVTMSMGRILGLSRETAARFSFLLSTPIVVGAGLLKLKDLTVADLNPPFVTGVLVSALVGFLAIKFLLRYLARNTFNIFVGYRILLGVAVIVLAAIRGQLHI
- a CDS encoding zinc-ribbon domain containing protein — its product is MSFADKTLVCRDCGEEFVFTAGEQEFFAEKGLTNEPSRCRQCRRLRKSQRETQTERQMYEAVCAECGAVTEVPFKPSGRRPIYCSTCYSNYRRTAY